One window of the Salvelinus namaycush isolate Seneca unplaced genomic scaffold, SaNama_1.0 Scaffold1950, whole genome shotgun sequence genome contains the following:
- the LOC120037877 gene encoding lysophosphatidylcholine acyltransferase 1-like, producing MEGEKLGLEDFAHYLDVPVSDMLRDIFSLFNEQADNMIDIREYVIALSVVCRPAKTLETMKLAFKMFEAEEDGAVTGAELACILKTALGVAVLDVSRLFTAIDTEDAGKLTFDKFRSFAEQHPNFSEDYLSTDNTGRNGCPHQPNATPNAKPQTNGFCPDFSPRDNHHDTTTDGSVKKHN from the exons CTTGATGTCCCTGTGTCAGACATGCTCAGAGACATCTTCTCCCTCTTCAACGAG CAGGCAGACAACATGATAGACATCAGAGAATATGTCATCGCCTTATCGGTTGTATGCAGACCTGCTAAAACACTGGAGACCATGAAGCTGGCCTTCAAG ATGTTTGAGGCGGAGGAGGACGGTGCCGTCACAGGGGCTGAGTTGGCCTGCATCCTAAAGACTGCGTTAGGAGTGGCTGTCCTCGACGTCTCACGTCTCTTCACTGCTATCGACACAGAGGACGCTGGGAAACTCACCTTCG ACAAGTTCAGGAGCTTTGCAGAGCAGCACCCAAACTTCAGTGAGGACTACCTGTCCACAGACAATACAGGCCGTAACGGCTGTCCTCACCAGCCCAACGCCACGCCCAACGCCAAGCCTCAGACCAATGGCTTCTGCCCTGACTTCAGCCCGCGAGACAACCACCACGACACAACGACGGACGGTTCAGTGAAGAAACACAACTGA